Proteins from one Hyperolius riggenbachi isolate aHypRig1 chromosome 2, aHypRig1.pri, whole genome shotgun sequence genomic window:
- the LOC137544781 gene encoding E3 ubiquitin-protein ligase TRIM7-like yields MRCGHSFCRVCIDYELYTQEASGGYHCPQCSKKYKVRPGLQRNFAVKNIAECVQSTQSPLQLPETRSADLSNELECPLCLNRYRDPVSMRCGHSFCRVCIDHLLYTQEASGGYSCPQCTKKKKFKVRPTVQTNIALKNIAESFLLTQPPWKEAGVRCTYCVDSPVAAVKSCLMCDASLCDNHLQVHSKAQEHILCDPTTSLENRKCSVHKELLKFYCSGDSTCICVSCYVIGEHVGHKVMPLEEASKKKKEDLRKDLQKLTAEIEKTEKRVGSLEERRRKAQEKSDSEAERVIALFVHLRKKLEELEKSILSDIINQAEKMSLLYKQAIEQLELRKDELSKKVHLIQKLCNMMDPLTVIRESETSDLCDTVAGDNEGRERQVLSGMDLHVADISHTLHTGLGDVMYKVTGGICIQPADILLDVDTAGNILHVSDDKKTVSKSDRSQNYPETPGRFQYAQVLNSQSFSSGRHYWEVDVGRSDNWIVGLSYPSIERRGNQSLIGGNNKSWCLYRASSQYSARHDKRERKFLDNIPSDRVRIYLDYEAGQISFYALCDSIRHIHTFTATFTEPLLAAIGVGKGCVTISEVNHEMWATPTGDI; encoded by the coding sequence ATGAGATGTGGACACAGCTTCTGCCGGGTCTGCATTGATTATGAACTGTATACACAGGAGGCAtctggaggctatcactgtcctCAGTGTAGCAAGAAGTATAAGGTGCGCCCTGGATTACAAAGGAACTTTGCTGTGAAGAACATAGCAGAGTGTGTCCAGTCTACTCAATCCCCTCTACAGCTGCCGGAAACTAGGTCTGCAGATCTGAGCAATGAGCTGGAATGTCCTCTCTGTCTGAACAGATATAGAGATCCTGTAAGCATGAGATGTGGACACAGCTTCTGTCGAGTCTGTATTGATCATCTACTGTATACACAGGAGGCATCTGGAGGTTATTCCTGTCCACAatgtacaaaaaagaaaaagttcaaGGTGCGACCTACAGTGCAGACAAACATTGCTCTGAAGAACATTGCTGAGAGTTTCCTACTTACTCAGCCTCCCTGGAAGGAGGCTGGTGTCCGCTGTACTTACTGTGTGGACTCTCCTGTAGCTGCTGTTAAGTCCTGTCTGATGTGTGATGCTTCTCTGTGTGATAATCACCTGCAAGTCCACAGCAAGGCACAAGAACACATCTTATGTGACCCCACCACTTCCCTGGAGAACAGAAAATGCTCCGTCCATAAGGAACTATTAAAGTTTTACTGCTCTGGGGACTCTACTTGTATCTGTGTGTCCTGCTATGTGATTGGAGAACATGTAGGCCATAAGGTGATGCCACTGGAGGAGGCctcaaagaagaagaaggaggatttAAGAAAGGACCTGCAGAAATTGACGGCAGAGATAGAGAAGACTGAGAAAAGAGTTGGGAGTCTGGAGGAACGCAGGAGGAAAGCACAAGAAAAATCAGATAGTGAAGCAGAGAGAGTCATTGCCCTGTTTGTACACCTTAGGAAAAAGCTGGAAGAGCTGGAGAAGAGCATACTCAGTGACATCATCAACCAGGCAGAGAAGATGTCATTATTATACAAACAGGCTATCGAGCAGCTGGAACTAAGGAAGGACGAGCTGTCCAAGAAAGTCCATCTCATTCAGAAACTGTGCAACATGATGGATCCACTGACTGTGATACGGGAATCAGAGACAagtgacttgtgtgacacggtGGCTGGGGAtaatgagggcagggagagacagGTCCTCAGTGGAATGGATCTGCATGTGGCTgacatctcacacacattacacacaggtttAGGTGATGTCATGTATAAGGTAACTGGAGGCATCTGCATACAGCCTGCAGATATATTATTGGATGTAGATACAGCTGGCAATATTCTGCATGTATCAGATGACAAGAAAACTGTATCCAAGTCGGACAGAAGCCAGAATTACCCAGAAACACCGGGGAGATTCCAGTACGCTCAGGTGTTAAATAGCCAGAGTTTCTCCTCtgggcgacattactgggaagtggatgttgggaGATCGGATAACTGGATAGTTGGccttagttaccccagtatagagagAAGAGGAAACCAGTCACTGATTGGAGGTAATAACAAGTCCTGGTGTTTGTACAGGGCTAGTAGTCAGTATTCAGCAAGACATGACAAGAGGGAGAGGAAGTTCCTGGACAATATCCCTAGTGACAGAGTCaggatatatctggattatgaggctgggcagatctccttttatgcctTGTGTGATTCGATTAGACATATCCACACTTTCACTGcaaccttcactgagcccctccttGCTGCTATAGGTGTAGGGAAGGGTTGTGTTACGATATCTGAGGTGAATCATGAGATGTGGGCTACACCCACTGGTGACATCTAA